The sequence tattAGACATCTACATGCTATCTGGAAAAACCATGGGCCGTTTATATGAAGGTTTAATAGGTAACACTTTCCTGTAGGAAGAAACACCTCATACACACACTTTCTTTTTCATCCATGCACTTTCTCTCGGTTTCTCTTTTAACTTTCACTATGTATGTCTAATGTGAATCCAGATCAATCAAACAGTTACACAACAGAAAGCAGTGGAAATGTAATGCGTATTGAAGTGTCATCATTTCTTCGTATTAGAATTTTGTTCAATGAATCACCCAAAATCATAACCTTTATTTACAAATTTATATTTGATTAAATATCTGTTGGCACAAGGTTACTTCACAGAACCGATGTGCAATCATCCTTACATAGAATTCAAATAACAGTCACATGACTGTTGAGTACCGAAGAAAGGTGTGAAATCGTGAAAAGGCAGAAATCATCTTAAATTATCCAGTGCTTCTTCCACAGTCACTAGGCTCCTTTGATGCACTGATACTGTAGGTCCATTTCAATGCACTGCAAGGCAGAGGGGATCTCCAGAGAGGGTGGAAGGTGACCTCAGGTGACCTCATAGCCCAAGGCCATGTGTGACATTTTGACAGTGCAGGAAAGCAGTGCTGCTGTCTATTGTCAAAGCAGACCGTATCATTCCAAAGGTTTGACTTCAAAGACTAGTTCGGAATGCATTACACTGTGAGAGGGACCAGACCTTGTGGTTCCTGCTTTTACAGGACGAGGTCACCTGACATCATGGTCCTCAGGCTGTCCTTGGTCTAAAGTTACCTCCCCTTGTAGGACTTGGGGATACGtccaaaatgtcaccctattcccctattatagtgcacttcttttgaatTCCTTGTTAACCTTAGTTACCTCTCCTTGTTGGGCGCAGACACTGGTTTGACAGACTCAGGCATGGCGGAGGTATCAACAAAGTCTGTGGTGATCACCTGAGCCTCTCCCAGCCTGCGGACACACCTGTGGACTGTCTTCAGAACACGCTGCAGCCGGCGGTCCAGGGCCTGCAGGTGGGGCTCAGTAAGGACCGGCTGCAGTGCGTCTCCTCCCAGGGACTCCCTCATCACGTCACTGAGCCTGTAGCGGTCCTGGGAGAGGAGCTGCAGCCGCAGTAACGTGGAACGCTTTATActgagaggtgaggaggggtgggagagggggtagagggaggggagggatggaagtgaagagggggagagagaatgagggagagatagGCAGAGAGTGAGACTTGACCCGAGAATTGCCATGCCAAGTTAAATATGAATACAGGTTCAATATTGGTGTTAGTTCATCTGTGTTAGTGACTACAGTGTATGCTCTCCATATTTACATGCAGCACTGTGACAGTGGAGCCAGTATGGACATCTCATCTTGAGAATGCTTCCCAAACCTGAAacacaggaagtgatgtcatcATAAGAGAACTAGAAATATTCCATTGTGCAATGATTGAAGTTATAAAGCAACTCTAGTACCCACCCTCTGGCGTTGTCAAAGTGAAGAAGAAAACCTTCATCTCCAAACTTGGTGAAGATCTCATAATGGTGCCTGTCCATGTTACCTGAGGGAGAGTGCCAAGAACAAATATTCACTCACATAGGGCTAcagacaaaagtagtgcactgtaattGGGAATAGGGAGTCATTTGTGACAAAGCCTGTTTATTCAATGTATAgacaaaggtagtgcactacatagggaatagggtgtcatatgGAACAGGGACAGGGATCCATCAGGGGTGATGGGTGGTCGTACATACCAATAAGGAAGTCAAAGATGGCCATGTCTATGATGTTGAGCAGTCGATTCCCTGAGTTGTAGGGATACAGCTGCTTTATGGTGTCACAGTACAAGGGGTTCACCTCCCacctggtagagacagacacacgcagaTTGTAACAAGATAGTATAACAACATATTCATTGTACCAAGATGTTCAGTCTGCCATATTACCTTATCAAAAAAACAGTAAAATGGATAACTTTCAAAATGGAAATGAGAGGCTCCAAAATGGCATATGGGAAGAGACGACAGTAGGTCTCAGTGTTAAGTAAGGGTTGTACGCATACTCCTCCCTGCCAGTGAAGGTGTATGATCGTATCCACGGGTTGGGGATGGAGATACGAGGGGCGATGCTGAGACCGGGGAGGTAGGCTGACATGGAGCCCTCCAGCAGGTCAGGGCTCCCACACACTGCATACTCCGTCTTACACACGTACAGACACTTAGCAAAGAAACACGTGTTGTTCGCTGTTTGAAAGAGAATATACATAGACATACTGTAGATTAGTTTAAACCAGCAGTATTCATCCTCGCCTTTTAATCACAGACTAATTCATTAAGATCTAGGTAGCAGGTGTGTAGACTCTCAAGCCAAATGATCTTATTGTGGAACTATATTGCTCCAGTAGGGTAATGCCTACCTGGTGAGGTAAAGAACACACTCCTAAGGTCCTCATTGTGAGTGGTCAGGAGAATCTCCCCTGTCAAATTCACCAGTCTGCCCACCACTGGCGGTACCCTCCGGAAGTCCAGGATTCTAGAAGAGAGAAAGATAAGAGTTCCATTCTGATGAACGCAAACTCATACATCTTCTGCTACTCAGAGTTGTAGAAATAAGAGTTCCATTCTGAACAGAACAAACAATAgaaagtcagatgaactcatagCTCCTGCAATCT is a genomic window of Salmo trutta chromosome 10, fSalTru1.1, whole genome shotgun sequence containing:
- the LOC115201401 gene encoding pseudokinase FAM20A, coding for MMLRRDRLLLSVTLTAIFTADLYFVLLPKLRHRQPGPVDGGCICPSSRGTNFTLGGYSGLTTPWPSNTTSMDLQGMEVRATDNPTDWGSKLGRLFAHPLYNIQTPELVLEERLLQSEEVMGYYRRKVSRWERHMKLYSEAATLLEHQATFDPEASWLKFHLGINRYALYAREDPTITRLLKDMQSTAVISADYTQDEKALKGACDCTRVVKPSGYHLKLALKMQNFGKAMFKPMRQQRDQETPDDLFYFVDFQRHNAEIAAFHLDRILDFRRVPPVVGRLVNLTGEILLTTHNEDLRSVFFTSPANNTCFFAKCLYVCKTEYAVCGSPDLLEGSMSAYLPGLSIAPRISIPNPWIRSYTFTGREEWEVNPLYCDTIKQLYPYNSGNRLLNIIDMAIFDFLIGNMDRHHYEIFTKFGDEGFLLHFDNARGFGKHSQDEMSILAPLSQCCIIKRSTLLRLQLLSQDRYRLSDVMRESLGGDALQPVLTEPHLQALDRRLQRVLKTVHRCVRRLGEAQVITTDFVDTSAMPESVKPVSAPNKER